In Juglans microcarpa x Juglans regia isolate MS1-56 chromosome 7D, Jm3101_v1.0, whole genome shotgun sequence, the following are encoded in one genomic region:
- the LOC121238455 gene encoding lysM domain receptor-like kinase 3, which produces MPMCKSKMAIDAVLPTSTPRTSRTPRSSKSRPTSTTFVSASSSLSTDPSTSNTTGSALYTSTTSATSSSHTSLSGLRHSLPENPHIYDYSELCSATNNFLSKTYTSASSTRSWRCTLRGKDVLVFQRKFRRSIDMPHLRQLLSVICRSHHGSIIKLLGASVSGVHIFLVYDFVDGANLSDCLRNPRNRSFTVLSTWISRMQIATDLAHGLDYIHHKTGLNMRLVHNHIKSSSIVVTEPSFNAKICHFGAAQLCGEIDEDQGEEDRATGSSASYKAEIQEVSEEEDSKKKSISKLKRSDSRKLQFEGVRGYMSPEFQSTGIPTQKSDVYAFGIVILELLTGEEPFKFKYDKGDYVRTSVIDTARMAIEGGGSGGGDGDDGKGMEGRLRRWVDIKLRDSFPVEVVEKLTRLALDCVHVDPDERPNMGRVAGKISKLYLDSRIWSDSVRMPANISVSLAPR; this is translated from the coding sequence ATGCCTATGTGCAAATCCAAAATGGCCATCGACGCTGTCCTTCCTACCTCTACCCCTCGCACTTCCCGCACCCCTCGCTCTTCCAAATCCAGACCCACTTCCACCACCTTCGTCAGCGCCTCCTCGTCTTTATCCACCGACCCTTCTACCTCCAATACCACCGGCAGCGCTCTCTACACCTCCACCACTTCCGCTACCTCCAGCTCCCACACCTCCCTCTCCGGCCTTCGCCACTCCCTCCCCGAGAACCCCCACATCTATGACTACTCTGAGCTCTGCTCCGCCACCAACAACTTCCTCTCCAAGACCTACACCTCCGCCTCCTCCACCCGCTCCTGGCGCTGCACTCTCCGTGGCAAAGACGTCCTCGTTTTCCAGCGCAAGTTCCGCCGCAGCATCGACATGCCCCACCTCAGACAACTCCTTTCCGTTATTTGCCGAAGCCACCACGGCAGCATAATTAAACTCCTCGGCGCTTCCGTCTCCGGCGTCCACATTTTTCTCGTCTACGACTTCGTCGACGGCGCCAACCTCTCCGACTGTCTGCGAAATCCCAGGAACCGGAGTTTCACCGTGCTCTCCACCTGGATTTCTAGAATGCAGATCGCCACGGATTTGGCGCACGGCCTCGATTACATTCACCACAAAACGGGGCTCAACATGAGACTCGTCCACAATCACATCAAGAGCAGCAGTATCGTGGTCACCGAGCCTTCTTTCAACGCCAAGATTTGCCATTTTGGTGCCGCACAACTCTGCGGCGAGATCGACGAGGACCAAGGTGAAGAAGACCGCGCTACGGGTTCGAGTGCGAGTTACAAGGCCGAAATCCAGGAGGTCTCAGAGGAAGAGGATTCGAAAAAGAAGTCGATTTCGAAATTGAAGCGATCGGACAGTCGAAAGCTGCAATTTGAAGGCGTGAGGGGGTACATGTCGCCGGAATTCCAATCCACCGGTATACCGACGCAAAAGTCGGATGTGTACGCGTTTGGGATCGTAATCTTGGAGCTACTGACGGGAGAGGAGCCTTTCAAGTTCAAATATGACAAGGGTGATTACGTGAGGACGTCGGTAATAGACACGGCGAGAATGGCGATCGAAGGAGGCGGTAGCGGCGGCGGCGACGGCGATGATGGGAAAGGTATGGAGGGGAGGCTGAGACGGTGGGTTGATATCAAATTAAGGGACTCGTTCCCGGTGGAGGTGGTGGAGAAGTTGACACGACTAGCGCTGGATTGCGTACACGTGGATCCAGATGAGCGGCCCAACATGGGACGCGTAGCGGGGAAGATCTCTAAGCTTTATTTGGATTCTAGGATTTGGTCCGATAGTGTCCGAATGCCTGCCAATATTTCCGTCTCATTGGCACCCAGATAG